DNA from Atribacteraceae bacterium:
CATTCGAGCGGTTCCTGCGCACGAATCTTAGGCAAGGGTATCCCCCTCGTCTTATCCAATCCGGAGATGCTCTTTGCCTATCACATCAAGCTGAACCTGCTACGAACCATGGCGGCGGACGAGGACCGGGTTTTGCTCCTCTTGCCCGGCCGGAGATCGCACGGCCGCATCATCATGTTTCATGAAATGGACGAGGGCGACTACACACTGCCCACGAATCTGATTGCTGAAAACCATCTGTGGGAGATTAGGGAAGGATGAACGCGGAATGAAGGATGCGGAAGTGGTGGGCAAAGGCGAGATGATTTCAATTATCCGATAAGAGGTAATTTATGCACAACGAAATCCAAAAAGTTCTCGATGAAGTGAAGCATCGAATTGTTTCCAGATTCCAGCCCCAACGCATTATTCTTTTCGGGTCTTATGCCGGAGACAAACCCGGACCGGACAGCGACCTTGACATTCTTGTCGTCATGGAAGTGAAGGGCTCCACCAGGCAGAAGGCAAATGAAATTGATCTGCTGATGGCAGACCGGATCGTTCCAATGGATTTTATCGTATTGACACCCGAACAATACGAACAACAGAAAAACATTATCGGTACGATGGTACGACAGGCCGACCGGGAAGGAAAGGTGATCTATGAACGCGCCGCCTGAGATTAAGGCCGAAATTCAGCGATGGGTTAATAAGGCGGAAAATGATTTTCGCAATGCCGAATACGTCTTGACCCTGGAGGAAAACTGTCCTTTCGACACGGTGGCTTATCACTGCCAGCAATGCGCGGAAAAATATCTGAAGGCAGTTTTGATTTGGCGGGGCGTGGAGTTTCCAAGAACTCATGACCTGGTCGTGCTTTTCAACTTGCTGCAAAAAACGGAGCCATTACCTCTTCGTGTGGAGAATGTGCAGCCACTCAATCGCTACTCGATCGAAGCGCGTTATCCCGGCAACTGGGAACCGATTGACGAAGGCGAAGCCCGGGCCGCATTTGAAATGGTAAAAAGAATCAGGGAAGCGGTCAGAGCACGATTGCTTCCGGTAGTTACAGCGACACCGGACACGAGGTGTTCCTCGGGCTGCGACCTGTCGCCGACGGAAGGGCCTGACATGAACGGACCCCCGCCGCGCTTCTGGCCGATCTTTTTCGAGGTATTCGAGGCGCTGCCCCGACAAGGTCCGGGCAACCGCACCTGTGCTGTCAAGGCGCTCGCCCTGTGTCGCGATCTGCCGCCTGCGCCCGTGGTGCTTGATCTGGGATGCGGCGTCGGCGGGCAGACCCTCCATCTCGCCGGACTCACATCAGGAACCATCGTTGCCGTGGACAGCCACGTTCCGAGTATCGAGCGATTGCGCGCGGCGGTCGCCGAGCTTGGGCTCACGAAACGAGTTTCGCTGGTGGTCGGCGACATGGCCAACCTTGGGCTATCGCCTGCGAGCTTCGACCTCGTCTGGTCCGAGGGGGCGCTCTACAATATCGGCATCGAGAACGCCCTGCGTGTCTGCCACAAGCTGTTGCGTCCCGGTGGCTACCTCGCCTTCACCGACGCGGTCTGGCGCAAAGAGAACCCGCCGCCCGAGGTCAAAGCGAGCTTCGACTTGGACTACCCGACCATGGGCCGAGTCCCCGACGTCCTGGCGGCGATCGAGAGCTGCGGTTTCTCGCTCATAAGCCACTTCACCCTGCCGGACGAGGCGTGGTGGGATGATTTTTACACGCCGATGCAAAGCCGCATCGAGGAACTCCGCGGCAGATACGCGGGCGACGGCGAAGCGCTCGCCGTGCTTGATCAGCTCGCGCAGGAGCCCGAGATGCATAAGAGGCACTCGGACTACTACGCCTATGAGTTCTTCGTGGTGCGCCGGGTGGAGTGAATGAACCGGAAATAGAGTTACCCTCAAAACTTGGGTATAGCCAAATCTGAGCGAACTCCTCCGGGAAGAGAAGCCCGCAGACTGCTGGTCATAGCCGGGAAGCGGCAGGGGAGGAGTTTATAGTCCCACACCACGCTACCCGGGTGGCGGAATTGGAGAAAGGATGGGGGAAAGGCCTTTCCCCCCAGACGATGGCCGGCTGAGGGCCCGCTGGAAGAGGAGTTCACCGCCTGGAGAAAAAGAGATCTTTCCCGGAAACGTTACGTCTCCTGGTAGGGGGACGGGGTGTACCTGCCTGCCGGCAGGCAGGCCTGAACGCCCGACTTGGAAAAGAAGACCGGTGGGTTGGTGAGTAGCGGGGCTACCTGAGACGGGCAAAAAGAACTTTTGAGCCGGGAAGACGGCTACCGGGAAAGTGCACAATCCTGGAAAGAAGTCCTCCTGGCTTTGAAAAGGCGAGACTTTGCCCTTGGCAAGTTCTGATTTGCAAGATCTGAGATTGCGAACATCAGGGCGCGTTATCCATAATCTGAATTATAATCCACGCTTGATTTATATGTGGGTTTTGTTACAATTTACTCATCAGTTGCGTGGACGTTGCCGGTAAAGATAGAATGAACGTCTAAGAGCATGATAGTTGGACAGGCGGTGGAATGCCTTCAGACGGGGGAAACAATCATCGCTGAGTTGGTATGCCGATACTACATTCCCGCACAAGAAGCCGGGTGCGAGTGGATGTGATGAGTCGCGTGAGGTGTGACCCGTGTTGTTGATCGAATCCCAGCAGACCGAAGGGCGGACAGACACCCTTGGGGAGAAACTCAAGGTCCTGATTGGCAATTTGCCACCAACAGGTGTGACGTTAGCCGCGATTCGCGACCTGGTCGGACAGGACGGCTTACTGGTTCTGGCAGCTTTCCTTACGATTGTCTTTATGGTGCCCATCTCGATTCCGGGTGTCAGCACCGTCTTTGGAGCCGCGATCCTGCTCATCGGTATCAGTCTTCTCTTCGACCGCAACGTGTGGTTACCGAAACGTATCGCACAGCGCATCCTGTCAGCCGACAAACTAAGGGCAGCATTTAGCCGGGGAGGCACATGGCTCCATGTACTGGAGCGTATAAGTCGCCCTCATCGCCTGAACTGGCTTGTCTACACGCGGCTGGCGCAGATTGTGAACAGCTGCGCTTTCATTGCCGGAGCAGTCCTGCTCATGCTACCGTCTGGACTGATCCCCTTCAGCAATACTTTACCTGCCCTCGCTCTATTATTTTTCTCCATCGGCCTTTTGCAGCGCGACGGTCTTTGCGTCCTTTATGGGCATCTTCTGAACCTGGCTACGCTCATCTACTTTGTCTTTCTTGTGTTCGGTGGCGGCGCAGCCATTCGTGAGGCGTTGCGGCAACTGATGAACTAAGGGCCATGTACAACGAGGATGGACGCTCGGTATTTGGAACAGACACACTGACCATCCAGTACGTCGAGATTACAAGCTGTTTTATGAACTTCGCGCCTTTGCGTTGAACTTCTTCAAATGTTAACCCCGACTTATGTCAAGTCCAATAGCTTCTTTTTTATTCTGCCCTCGCAAGGGTAGAACGCTCAGGGAGCTTCACATTCCTTAATGACAGTTCAATGTCCCCGGGGCGGCCGCTCCCCGTAAAATTGAAAGTAATTCACTTGAATGGTTCCATTGAAGAGTTTTCGTTTCCGGTCCGCCTTCTTTCCATACAATCGTTCGAAATCGTTTTCCGGACTGAGGACATAGACCGACCAGGTCGGGTCGCTTCGGAAGATCCTTCCTATTTCCCGGCAGAGGTGCTGGACTGTTTCCCGTTTGCCGGTTCGTTCTCCGTAAGGTGGATTGGTGATAACGACACCATACCGCTGGGCAAGATCAGTTTTTTCCAAAGGTCGGACCGAAAAGTGCACTGCATCCATGACCCCGGCTTTTCGAGCGTTTTCACGTGAGATTCCAACCGCCCGCTGGTCGATATCAAAGCCGTGAATGACGAGCTTGCTTGACCGGTTGATCAACCCCTCCGCCTCCTCACGGACACTTTGCCAAAAACATCCGGGCACCGCCGGCCAGCGTTCGGAAGCAAAAGTGCGATGGAGACCAGGCGGGATATTGTGGCCGATCAAGGCGGCCTCGATGAGGATGGTCCCGGATCCACAAAAGGGATCGACAAGGAGTCGGTCAGCGTTCCAGAAACTGAGCTGAACCATGGCCGCGGCCAGGGTTTCCTTCAAGGGGGCCTCCACTGCCTTGTTCCGGTAACCTCGTTTATGGAGCGCAATTCCGCTGGTATCGATCGTCAAGTTGGCAATGTCGTTAAGGAGGGAGACTTGGACGGGGAAAGACGGCCCCGATTCCGGGAAACGCTCCACATGGTAATTGGCTTTCATTTTCTCGACAATGGCTTTCTTGACGATTCCCTGGCAGGCGGGAACACTGGAAAGGACGGATTTGGAGGATTTTCCGCTGACCGGAAAGGAACCATCTCTACTGATCCATTCGTCCCAGGGAAGGGCCCGGGTTCCTTCAAACAGCTCATCGAAAGTCCGGACGGGAAACGAACCCATATTTAAGAGGATCCGGTCGGCTGATCGGATCCACAGGTTGGTGCGGGGAATATCTTCTTTGCGGGCTGTAATAGTGACTTTGCCATCGGAAACTTCGTCGACCCGGTATCCCAAATTCTGCAGCTCCCGTTTTACGATAGCTTCGAGCCCGAAGGTGGTGGTGGCGGTCAGTTCGATCGGTAGCATAGTCATCTCCATCATCCTATAAATATTCCTCAAAAACTCATAGACGAGCGCAGAATGAGGCAATTCGGCATGTTGACAGGCTTAATCCGTCTCGGCATGATCATGACAGAATGAATAATCACTTGTCAAATTGTTACATCGTGACATCATTTAAGCGGGAAGCGGCCGGTCTTTCCTTAGAGAAAGAAGGCTTGGAGGTGTTGACGATTTTTCCGTAGGCGGCATACATCGGGCTGTAAAAATACTACTGAGAAAGAACTGATCGGCAGTCTACCGAGAAAGACTGACTATTCTTAGCTTCTCCGATACAATAAGTAAAAAACTTGCTTGGGGGATTGGGAGATATGAACATCATCGAAATCGTAGATCATATAGGTCTGGCCATCGATATTTTGGGGATCGCAGTCATGGTGGGAGGGGGAGTAGCCGTTAGCGCCGATTTTATATCCCGGCTCCGGAAAGGCAGTTCTTTCAAAGATCTCTATATCCCATATCGGCACGGAATTGGCCGCTCGATAATTTTGGGTCTGGAGTTCCTGGTTGCTGGAGACCTCATCCGAACCGTAGCCGTTCAGCCAACCTACTACAGCGTTCTCATCTTAGCCATGATTGTAGGTATCCGGACCTTTCTGGGTGTCATCTTGTCCATGGAGATCGAGGGACGATGGCCGTGGCAGGGAGGGCCGCTCAGAGAACGGCGAACCACCGCTCGGGGAGGGTAAATCGTGCATGTCAGGGAAGAATCCCGGGTGAATACGTACATTTCAAGTCAGCCCATTCGATAATTCATGTTTAATCCTCGTAATGTCCAGGATCTGACAGAAGTCTCCCGGGGGCTTCCCCCGTCAGGAGCCACCCGGTCTCCACTGCCAGAAAGCCGGGGAGGGTCGTCCTTCACATCCCCCAGCGTTGAGCACAGAACCGGCAGAGGCCCGCTGGTACCCGGTGAGTCGGATGAATTCATCTAACATCGTTTTCTCTTTTTTACCGGCCTTCTGATATGCCATGCCTCACCTCTCATCACACCTTCCCTCGATCAGACTCTGGAAGGCATGATAAAGTATCTTTAGAATTTTTGGTGAGGCAACGATTGAATTTCCTTAAGATAATTGATGAGGCAATTCGCGGGATTGACAGGGGTGCGTTTTTTCCAGATAATTCAAGTTGAGCATTTAAGTTGGCAACCGGTGCTGTATTTTTCGCGTACGATGTCAGAAAACAAGATGAAATTTCCTCCCCAAGGGGAAAGAAAATTTTCTAAAGGGAAAATAGGTTGGGTTTCTATTCGGAGAAGAGATTGTGAGAATAGATCAGAAGAGAGGGGAGGAGGTGAGGAAATACTGTTTAATAGGTAATATTCAGGTGTTAGTAGGCGGAGAATGAAATTTGAATATCTGAGGAGGTTTCTACTATGTCAGGCATGCGTATAAAGATGATTGTCATTGCAATGATTCTGGTTCTCGCTTCGTTGCTTTTCGCGCAAGGTGCTTTTGCCGTATCTCAGGATATGGTGATCGCTATTGGGGCCGAGCCGGAAAATTTGGATCCGCTGAAGATGATGTCCGCACCGGCGGCGACGATTGCCGAACATATGGTGGAGACATTGATTTACCTGGATGTGGACGGTACGCTTCAACCTGCTCTGGCGGTTTCCTGGGAGCCGGCGGAGGACGATATGTCCTGGTTAATCAATCTGCGGGAAGGGGTCAGGTTCCATGACGGAACTCCCTTCAATGCCGAAGCGGTGAAGTATAACCTGGACCGCTTTATGGGGGTTGAAGATCCTGCCAAGGCAGCTATTTTTTCCTTCCTGCTCGGCGAAGTTTCCTCGGTGGAAGTCGTTGATGAATACACAATTCAAGTACATCTGAAAAAACCCTTTGCTCCGATTGCTTCTCATCTGTCGCATTCCTTTATCGGCATGCACAGTCCAGCCTCTTTGGAAGCTCTGCCGGAGGGTGAATTCGCCCAGGCTCCGGTGGGTACCGGGCCATTTAAATTTGTTTCCTGGGACCGCGGCGAACAGATCACGATGAGGCGGAACGAGGATTATTGGGATGGAGCCCCTAAGCTCGATACCGTAACTTTCAAGTTTGTTCCCGAAGCAGGGTCCCGGGTCATCATGCTGGAAACCGGAGAGGTCCACGCTATCATGGCCGTTCCGCCGACGGATATCGTCCGCCTTGATGAGGATCCCGATATCGATATCGTCCGTCAAACAAGTGTGCGGCTGATTTACATCGGCTTCAACCTGGAACGTGAAATATTTCAGGATGTGAGAGTGAGAAGGGCTATCAACCACGCAGTGAATAAAGACGTGCTTATCGAAGCTATTTTCCAGGGTGTCGGCGAACCTTCCTCAGCACCAATCGTCCCAGTGATTTTTGGTTATCACACAGTCGGACCGTATGAATACGATCCGGAAAAGGCAAGAGCGTTGCTGGCCGAAGCCGGCTATCCCGACGGTTTTGAAATCGAACTCTTCCACCCGACCGGCCGGTACCCCCAGGATGCCACGGTTACTGAAGCAGTCCAGGCTATGCTCCAGGAAGTAGGTATCACCGCCCGATTGACGACCTATGACTGGGGTACCTATCTGGCTACAGTCATCGTCCCTCCAGAACAGGCCGAACACGATATGTATATGCTCGGGTGGGGAACGGTAACCCTGGATGCTGACTATGGCCTATACGCTCTTTTCCATTCCAGCCAGTGGCCACCCCGGAATAACGTCTCTTATTATGCTAACGCAGAAGTGGATGCCCTTCTTGATGAGGCGCGGATCACTCCCGACCGAGGAGTACGCGAGCAACTCTATGCCCAGGCCATTGAGCTGATCTGGAACGATGCTCCTTGGCTTTTCCTTTACAACGAAGGACAGGTTAACGCAGTCCGGTCCAATGTCAAAGGGTTAATCCATCATCCTCTGGAAAACATTCTGGCTTGGGATGCCTGGATCGAGTAAGTATCCGGTAATGAGGCAAAACGCATAAAGCGCCTATGACTCAAGGGACAGGGTCGGTGGGGGGGCATTTGCACCCGTGGCCGCCCTGTCCCTTTTGTTACGAAAATGATCAGGGAGCTAATGAGATGTATAGTTATATTATAAGGAGGCTTTTGCTGACTATTCCGGTCTTAATCGGAGTGTCGATCCTGGTTTTTTCCATTATCCGTTTTATTCCCGGTGATCCGGCCAGAGCTATCGCCGGAGTTCATGCGTCACCGGAATACATCGAACAGGTCCGGAGAGATCTTCTGCTGGATCAAGCTCTGCACATACAGTACTTTGTTTATATGCGGAACCTACTGCGGGGCGATCTGGGAAGATCGACGTTTACACGCAGACCAGTAACAACCGAACTCCGTGAACGCTTTCCGAACACCGTACAATTAGCTGTTGCTGCAATGGTAATCGCCACTCTCGTCGGTGTTGGAGCCGGAATTATCTCGGCAACCAAGCGATACTCGCTTTTCGATAACGTCAGCATGATCGGTGCGCTGATCGGAGTCGCCGCTCCGGTCTTTTGGCTGGGGGCGATGTTTCAAATTTTCTTCTCGGTACGCTTGGGCTGGTTGCCCTCGGGAGGGATGGGTACCTGGGCCCACCTCATTTTACCGGCACTGACCCTCGGCCTGGCCACCGCCGCCCTTATCGCCCGAATTACCCGATCGAGCATGCTCGAAGTTCTGAGTCAGGAGTATATCACCACGGCTCGTTCCAAGGGGCTGAACGAACGAGTCGTCATCTATAAACACGCTTTGAAAAACGCGCTCATCCCTGTGGTTACGGTCATGGGGTTGCAGTTCGGGACTCTTCTGGGGGGGGCCGTATTAACCGAAACAGTGTTCTCCTGGCCGGGAATCGGGCGCTTGATGGTCGATTCGATCCTAACCAGGGATTATCCCCTCGTCCAAGGCGCGGTACTCCTCATAGCCGTGTCCTTTGTCTTGATCAACTTAGTGGTCGACGTGATTTACGCCTTCCTTGATCCCAGGATCAACTACGGAACTCAGGAGGTCGATTGAGCCATGCAGCTCGCTGAGACGGAAATCAAAAAGAACTGGTTTCGGGGAGACAGCGAGCTTGCCCAGATCTTGCGAAATATACGTCGTAACCGAATCGCCATAGTCGGCTTATTCATCCTGAGCTTCTTTTTTCTCTGCGCCCTGCTGGCACCGATATTGACGCCATACAGCCCTACGTCCCCTGATTTTTCACGGGTTTTAGATGCACCTTCCCGTGAACACTTCTTGGGTACGGATGAGCTGGGAAGAGATGTCTTCGCCAGAATATTGTATGGTTCACGCATATCCCTGGCTATTGGATTTATCTCGGTCAGTATCGGGATGCTAGTTGGAATACCCATCGGATCGCTCTCCGGATATTATGGCGGGAGATTCGACCTTTTCATACAACGGATTGTCGACATTATGATCGCTTTTCCGGGAATCCTCCTGGCCATCGTCGTGGTCACAATTCTCGGGGTCGGCGTGGAAAATGTGATGATCGCCACCGGCATCGCTTCGATTCCTATTTATACTCGTATGGTGCGGGGTTCCGTGCTTATGGTGAAAAAACAGGGGTATGTTTCCGCAGCGAAAGCGTTGGGCATCGGCAACTTCCGAATAATCATCCGTCACATTCTCCCCAACTGCCTGGGACCAATCATTGTTCAATCAACTTTTCAATTCGCCACCGCTATTCTCTGGGCTGCGGGATTAGGATTTTTAGGGCTGGGAGCCCAACCACCCGATCCGGAATGGGGGGCCATGCTCAGCAGGGGTCGGGAGTACATCCGGGTTGCTCATCACCTGACTACGTATCCTGGCTTAGCGATTCTTTTTATGATCCTGGGGTTTAACCTGCTTGGTGACGGATTACGCGACGCTCTAGATCCGAAATCGAGAAAATTTCTATAAAGGCCGGCCGATGGAATTTCTCCTGCAGGTAAAAGATTTAAAAACGACCTTTTATTTAGAAGATACGGTTATCCGGGCAGTCGACGGCGTTTCCTTCACAGTGCGCCCCGGTGAGGTCATGGGGCTGGTCGGTGAATCGGGCTGTGGAAAAAGCGTGGTTTCCCTGAGCATCCTGCGGCTGGTGTATTATCCGCCGGGCAGGATCGAAGGAGGTGAGGTTCTTTTTAAAGAAAAGAATCTTCTTGACCTGAATGAAGCGGAGATGCGGCGGATTCGCGGGAACGAAATCGCCATGATCTTTCAGGAGCCTATGATTTCCTTCAATCCGGTCTATACGATCGGTGACCAGGTCGCTGAAGTGATACGGCTGCATCAGGGTTTAGAACAGAATGCGGCCGCGAAAAAAGTGGTGGAGATGCTCCGCTTGGTCGGTATCCCCCGACCGGCTGAGGTCCTCAATGAATATCCCCACCAGCTCAGCGGGGGCATGCGCCAGAGGGCTATGATCGCTATGGCCTTATCCTGCAATCCCAGCCTGTTAATCGCCGACGAGCCGACCACGGCTCTTGATGTGACCATCCAGGCGCAAATTCTGGAACTCATGAAAGATTTGAAGCAACAAATCAACACCGCCATCATTTTTATCACTCACGATTTGGGAGTGATCTCGGAGATGGCTGAACACGTGGTGGTCATGTACGCCGGAAAAGTGGTGGAGGACACCGACATCGTTTCCTTGGTCAGCAGACCGCTCCACCCGTATACCGTAGGATTAATCAATTCAAAGCCTTCGCTTGAAGACGAGAAAGAAATTCTCGATTTTATACCGGGGTCCGTCCCTAATCCCACGGCGATGCCCGCCGGCTGTTCCTTCCACCCCCGGTGTCCCCACACCATGGATCTTTGTCGCAGAGAAATGCCCGGGGTCTTCGAAGTTGAATCCGGTCGAAAGGTCCGATGCTGGCTTTACAATAGAATAAAGGATCATTCCCATGCCGACCGCTGAACCGATGCTTAAGGTCCGGGGACTGAAAAAGTATTTTCCGATAACCACCGGGGTCTTTTCCCGGGTGATCGGATATATCCGGGCAGTGGATGGGATCGATCTGGATATTTACCCTGGTGAAGCGTATGCTCTGGTCGGTGAATCCGGCTGCGGAAAGACGACGACTGGACATACCATCCTGAAGATGCTGACACCGACTGCGGGTACTGTTTTTTTTCAGGGTCAGGATGTCTTCCTCATGGGAAAACACCAACTTCGGACCCTGCGTAAGGAAATCCAGATAATTTTTCAAGATCCTTACAGTTCCCTCAACCCGCGCATGGTCGTTGGTGAGGCGATCGGTGAAGCGTTGGAGGTCCACGGCATCGCCCACGGGAAAGAACGAAAGAAAAAAACAGAATCTATTTTGGAAGTATGCGGTCTGGCTCCCTACCACTACAACCGCTATCCTCACGAGTTCTCCGGAGGTCAGAGGCAACGGGTGGTGATCGCCCGGGCATTGGTTCTCAATCCTCGGTTTATTGTAGCTGATGAGCCAATATCAGCGCTTGATGTATCCATTCAATCTCAAATCATCAACTTGTTGAAAGAATTGAAGAAGACCTTCGGCTTGACTTTCCTTTTTATTTCTCATGATCTGAGCGTGGTGAAACATATGTCGGACCGGGTGGGGGTCATGTATCTTGGATCGCTGGTCGAACAGGCGCCCAAAAACGATTTTTACCGGAATCCGCTGCATCCCTATTCCCAGACGCTTCTTTCGGCGGTCCCGGTCATGGACCCATTCCGCAAAAAGAAACGGATCATCCTGGAAGGCGACGTTCCCAGCCCGGCAAATCCCCCGGCTGGATGTCGGTTTCACACCCGCTGTCCCTATGTCAAGGATTTTTGTGCCCGGAAACAACCGGAACTCAAGGAAGCGTTTCCTATGCATCTTGTTTCCTGCCATAAAGTGCACGAAGAGACGGAATACGTCTGACTACCCCGGGGAAACCGGAAAAAGGGTGATCTTGAGTCGCCCGGAAGCGATCGATCTTTTTCCGGCCGTTTGCCGGGTAGTCCTGCTCAGGTTACTTGTTTTATGTGCGGCGGCCGGGATGGTAATTCTTAATCATGTTCTGGTTGTGGTAAAAAGCGGCATACCGAATGCATCGTTTCGAAAAGAGGTGACAATAGTGAAATATATCGTGATCCTGGGAGATGGAATGGCCGATTATCCGATTCTGGAACTGGACGGTCGGACTCCCCTCGAAGAAGCGCATACACCCTGTATCGATTCGTTGGCCGAATGGGGCGTATTGGGACTGGTGAAGACCATTCCCGACGATCTGCCGGCGGGGAGTGACGTGGCCAACCTATCGGTTCTCGGCTATGATCCTCATCTTTTTTACAGCGGCCGCTCACCATTCGAGGCGGCCAGCATGGGGATTGACCTTCAGGATGAGGATATCGTCTTCCGAGTGAACCTGATCACCCTGACTGAAGAAAAAAATTACCGGGACAAAACAATCCTCGACCACAGTGCCGGGGAGATATCGACCGAGGAAGGAAAGGCCCTGATCGAACTTATTAACCAGGAGTTGGGAAGAGATGGGTTCACTTTTTATCCGGGGTTGAGTTATCGTCATCTCTTGGTCTGGAACGGGGGGCCGGACACATGGGACCTTACGCCTCCTCACGATATTCTGGGACGAGTCATTGGAGATTTCCTCCCCAAGGGGGAGTACAGTGAGGTATTCTTGGATATCATGCAACGAAGCGGCGGTTTGCTGCAGAACCATCCCCTGAACAGAAGAAGAGAAGATCAGGGTTTGTATCCGGCGAATTCCATCTGGATTTGGGGCGAGGGCAAGAAACCTTCATTGCAGAGCTTTCCGGAGAAATATGGCGTGAGAGGTTCGGTTATTTCCGAAGTTGATTTGATCAAAGGCCTGGGAATCTGTGCAGGTCTTGAGTCGATCAATGTCCCGGGAGCAACCGGGGATTTCCATACCAACTACCGGGGGCTGGCGACCGCGGCCTTGCAATGCCTGCAGCAAGAAAACGATTTTGTTTTTGTTCATATTGAGGCTCCTGATGAATGCAGCCATCGGAATGAATTGTCGAAAAAAGTAAGGTCGATTGAGCTGATCGACAGAGAAGTCGTTGAGGT
Protein-coding regions in this window:
- a CDS encoding nucleotidyltransferase domain-containing protein, whose product is MHNEIQKVLDEVKHRIVSRFQPQRIILFGSYAGDKPGPDSDLDILVVMEVKGSTRQKANEIDLLMADRIVPMDFIVLTPEQYEQQKNIIGTMVRQADREGKVIYERAA
- a CDS encoding HEPN domain-containing protein: MNAPPEIKAEIQRWVNKAENDFRNAEYVLTLEENCPFDTVAYHCQQCAEKYLKAVLIWRGVEFPRTHDLVVLFNLLQKTEPLPLRVENVQPLNRYSIEARYPGNWEPIDEGEARAAFEMVKRIREAVRARLLPVVTATPDTRCSSGCDLSPTEGPDMNGPPPRFWPIFFEVFEALPRQGPGNRTCAVKALALCRDLPPAPVVLDLGCGVGGQTLHLAGLTSGTIVAVDSHVPSIERLRAAVAELGLTKRVSLVVGDMANLGLSPASFDLVWSEGALYNIGIENALRVCHKLLRPGGYLAFTDAVWRKENPPPEVKASFDLDYPTMGRVPDVLAAIESCGFSLISHFTLPDEAWWDDFYTPMQSRIEELRGRYAGDGEALAVLDQLAQEPEMHKRHSDYYAYEFFVVRRVE
- a CDS encoding exopolysaccharide biosynthesis protein, encoding MLLIESQQTEGRTDTLGEKLKVLIGNLPPTGVTLAAIRDLVGQDGLLVLAAFLTIVFMVPISIPGVSTVFGAAILLIGISLLFDRNVWLPKRIAQRILSADKLRAAFSRGGTWLHVLERISRPHRLNWLVYTRLAQIVNSCAFIAGAVLLMLPSGLIPFSNTLPALALLFFSIGLLQRDGLCVLYGHLLNLATLIYFVFLVFGGGAAIREALRQLMN
- a CDS encoding class I SAM-dependent RNA methyltransferase codes for the protein MMEMTMLPIELTATTTFGLEAIVKRELQNLGYRVDEVSDGKVTITARKEDIPRTNLWIRSADRILLNMGSFPVRTFDELFEGTRALPWDEWISRDGSFPVSGKSSKSVLSSVPACQGIVKKAIVEKMKANYHVERFPESGPSFPVQVSLLNDIANLTIDTSGIALHKRGYRNKAVEAPLKETLAAAMVQLSFWNADRLLVDPFCGSGTILIEAALIGHNIPPGLHRTFASERWPAVPGCFWQSVREEAEGLINRSSKLVIHGFDIDQRAVGISRENARKAGVMDAVHFSVRPLEKTDLAQRYGVVITNPPYGERTGKRETVQHLCREIGRIFRSDPTWSVYVLSPENDFERLYGKKADRKRKLFNGTIQVNYFQFYGERPPRGH
- a CDS encoding DUF1622 domain-containing protein is translated as MNIIEIVDHIGLAIDILGIAVMVGGGVAVSADFISRLRKGSSFKDLYIPYRHGIGRSIILGLEFLVAGDLIRTVAVQPTYYSVLILAMIVGIRTFLGVILSMEIEGRWPWQGGPLRERRTTARGG
- a CDS encoding glutathione ABC transporter substrate-binding protein, with product MSGMRIKMIVIAMILVLASLLFAQGAFAVSQDMVIAIGAEPENLDPLKMMSAPAATIAEHMVETLIYLDVDGTLQPALAVSWEPAEDDMSWLINLREGVRFHDGTPFNAEAVKYNLDRFMGVEDPAKAAIFSFLLGEVSSVEVVDEYTIQVHLKKPFAPIASHLSHSFIGMHSPASLEALPEGEFAQAPVGTGPFKFVSWDRGEQITMRRNEDYWDGAPKLDTVTFKFVPEAGSRVIMLETGEVHAIMAVPPTDIVRLDEDPDIDIVRQTSVRLIYIGFNLEREIFQDVRVRRAINHAVNKDVLIEAIFQGVGEPSSAPIVPVIFGYHTVGPYEYDPEKARALLAEAGYPDGFEIELFHPTGRYPQDATVTEAVQAMLQEVGITARLTTYDWGTYLATVIVPPEQAEHDMYMLGWGTVTLDADYGLYALFHSSQWPPRNNVSYYANAEVDALLDEARITPDRGVREQLYAQAIELIWNDAPWLFLYNEGQVNAVRSNVKGLIHHPLENILAWDAWIE
- the nikB gene encoding nickel ABC transporter permease; translated protein: MYSYIIRRLLLTIPVLIGVSILVFSIIRFIPGDPARAIAGVHASPEYIEQVRRDLLLDQALHIQYFVYMRNLLRGDLGRSTFTRRPVTTELRERFPNTVQLAVAAMVIATLVGVGAGIISATKRYSLFDNVSMIGALIGVAAPVFWLGAMFQIFFSVRLGWLPSGGMGTWAHLILPALTLGLATAALIARITRSSMLEVLSQEYITTARSKGLNERVVIYKHALKNALIPVVTVMGLQFGTLLGGAVLTETVFSWPGIGRLMVDSILTRDYPLVQGAVLLIAVSFVLINLVVDVIYAFLDPRINYGTQEVD
- a CDS encoding ABC transporter permease; this translates as MQLAETEIKKNWFRGDSELAQILRNIRRNRIAIVGLFILSFFFLCALLAPILTPYSPTSPDFSRVLDAPSREHFLGTDELGRDVFARILYGSRISLAIGFISVSIGMLVGIPIGSLSGYYGGRFDLFIQRIVDIMIAFPGILLAIVVVTILGVGVENVMIATGIASIPIYTRMVRGSVLMVKKQGYVSAAKALGIGNFRIIIRHILPNCLGPIIVQSTFQFATAILWAAGLGFLGLGAQPPDPEWGAMLSRGREYIRVAHHLTTYPGLAILFMILGFNLLGDGLRDALDPKSRKFL
- a CDS encoding ABC transporter ATP-binding protein, with amino-acid sequence MEFLLQVKDLKTTFYLEDTVIRAVDGVSFTVRPGEVMGLVGESGCGKSVVSLSILRLVYYPPGRIEGGEVLFKEKNLLDLNEAEMRRIRGNEIAMIFQEPMISFNPVYTIGDQVAEVIRLHQGLEQNAAAKKVVEMLRLVGIPRPAEVLNEYPHQLSGGMRQRAMIAMALSCNPSLLIADEPTTALDVTIQAQILELMKDLKQQINTAIIFITHDLGVISEMAEHVVVMYAGKVVEDTDIVSLVSRPLHPYTVGLINSKPSLEDEKEILDFIPGSVPNPTAMPAGCSFHPRCPHTMDLCRREMPGVFEVESGRKVRCWLYNRIKDHSHADR